Genomic DNA from Macadamia integrifolia cultivar HAES 741 chromosome 6, SCU_Mint_v3, whole genome shotgun sequence:
AGTTAAAGTGTAGTGAAAGACAATGTACCTGCTTTTTTAATCttaaaatttcttttattttcttttcttttctataaaaaaatgttatttttattacACTGAATATGCTACAATCAGAAGTCCAAGCAACAGATTGGGATGCATCATGGTGAAGCATTGCCATGCACAGCAAAGACAAGACCTTCCTGGCTAAGGAATAAAAGGAGGAGGAAATTTAATGAGCACCACATAGAACCTAGCTAGCAGTTTGTGCAATTACCAAGTGCATCAGTTAAAAATTGTACAAATAAGATGTCACTGATGTCTTTGTCATGCACTATAATTCAGAATGCGtctacaaaatatatatatatatattttcacatTGTACAAATTGGAGAGCACAACATACAACATGGAGAATATTTTGTGCAGCTACATGATGCATCAGTCAAATTTAATGACACCTATTTTAACTCAATAGTGTCTTTGTTAAACGTTGCCCTTCACTTGTTTGTTGCAGTCTGACCTGAAGTGTAGAGAAAATTAACCAGAAACAGCAACCCATTTCCACCATTATTAACTTATGGgaaagtcctttttttttttttttccctctctgtctctctctgttttGAAGCCTATTTAGAGTTTGAGCTTTCCAGTTGGCTCTGTCCAAAATGGGAACAAAATACTATCAGATAATAGTGGCATCCAAGGGAAACCAAACGTCTAGCAGTTCCAATAAAGGAGATTTAAATAATTAGCAGATCATAGAGGAGTGATCTTGGCAATTGGTGCTGAAGATCATTCTAACTTGGATTCTCTACTACATAAACAGTAACTTGTAAATCAGAATATCAGGGGAAGCACCAAAAGTTCCCCAATTGAGCCCATTGAAAATGATATGAGTCAAAGCCTACACACAAGATAAAACTAAAAATATGAATCATACAACTCATCACTGTTGAATTAAACACCACtccaggaaaaaagaaagaaaaaaaaaaccagaccaatattttttttctttttttgctaaaacAGGCCAATAGCCAAACCTACATACATAAAGatataactgaaaataaaatttatcacCACGAAATGAATCATACAACTCACCACtgtgaaatgaaataaaaaacccaaagcATATGTCATGCCTCTTTGTCGAGGTGTTCTAACCATGCTTTCCCAGTCACATCCCCTGTTGATCCTAGACCAAACCTTCAGATCTTTCTGGAATTCTGGTCGTGCAACTGAGTTTACTGGTGTGTATGTAAAGGATACCCTGTCTTGGTGTATAATTTTGATCAGCGACTTTCAGGCTTCCTTTTTTATTGTAGAATTGGTTATGTGCGGTATGGGTGCAACAGGGCACGCTGGACCgagttttcttttgatttcaggTTATTGTCATGCTGGAAAATTGATTAACAAAATCATATTGAAACTCAAAAGGCATAGTAAGCAGGCCAAAATAAGCCATTATTTATCCTTCAAATAGCATAAGCAGTAATATGTATAGTAACATTAACAAGAAAACTAGAAGATAATCAAACTTCAATTGTTTCTCAGCCTAGAGTCTTTGTCCAGACTATTCCATTCTCATTTATCCAATGACAGACTTCAATTTGACCCGGGCCAAAACCTAGCAACTTAAAAGCAAGATGATTTGGATTCCAAGTTGATGTGTCATGATGGCATGCCATGATCGCatgattcactttcttcttAGCATGTATATCAACTGCATAAACTTTTACTTTCTGTAAAACATGGCAATAATAGACTTGAAATATGAATGGCTGGCTATGACATAAGGCTGGTGAATCAGAAAGATTTCCATATATGAGTTTCACAACTCCAATCGTGACATTCTCATAAGATCCTTCGATGCTTTCAGTACTCCATACATGTACATAGTGTCCTAATTCCTCGACGATAAAATCAATCAGATCCTCGACGGAAGTTGCACAAGTTCTCTTCTCACCTCGAATGGGGCTCTTCTCACATATCTTGAGGGTGTCTTGAATATATTCATCCATGTTTGATTCATCTATCACACCAAAaagcttcttcaatttctcaatcCGGGCAatggaaaatgggatttttgatgCCAGAGATCGCGGTAAGAATGATTTATATGACATTGGGTCCCTTAGATCAGGGACAGCTATGACACTTCCCTCTTTCACCATTGACTTGCGGAAATATGGCAATCCACCTTGGCTGGCTACTGACAGGGCTGCTTCATTAGGAAAATCATATTTCAGTTTGTCTTCATTCCATGGGGCTATTGGTGGCAAGGTTGTGCTGTCCGTTGTTTTCTTCTCCAGTGAATTTGTAGAACAAGCAATATTAGCCTGCTTACAAAATAAATCAAGATGGGATGCCAGTTCATTTTTCTCTATAATTTTCATAAACACCTCCTCTTGATGGGGGTTTAATGAAGAAGCCTTTTCAGCTAACCAGTGTGGAGGATGTGAAAGACCGATATGCTCTTCCCAATATTGCATGAAGGCACTTTCAGCTTGAGAACCCTACAAGTTCATGGAGAAAATATAACaactaaataagaaaaacagaaaaaaaaaaaaataacaaagttGAAATGAATGGAAAATGGAAAAgcataatttttcttacactaAAGTATGCTACTACCAGAAGTCCAAGCAATAGAATGGGACGTGTCATGGTGGAACTGAAACAGTGAATGGGAATGATTTGGTCTGCGCCTTGGCGGAATGAGTTGGGTCTGCTAAGTGGAGAAGGTGTTTGAATTTATAGAAGAAACTTTTATGTagtgcaaaaataaaaaagaagtggGAAGTGTTCGTCGATCCCCTAAATGACTAAATTTACGCGTAATTTCCTAATTTTCCGTATATGAAAGTGAAAAACTTCTCTTTTATGACtaacttgaaaataaaattcctaATAAAAAACTGCCCTTCAGCATTCAATATTTTTAAACACTAAAATAACTCCTTAATTCTGGGTCATTCTCATGGCTGTTTTCTTATTTGGTTAGGTCTTTGTGCTTAACTGTGGTAGTGTACAAGAAAAAAGCTAATCATTAATGGTATACATGAGCAGAAATTATGGAGAGAACCCAACACCTGGTGTTGTCCACCTCTATCACTAATGGATCTGTAGCTTTTTCTCTTCGGACTATTGATTTGTTTAGCTGAGAAGTGAAGGGTAAAAAGAAGAATCTTCAAGGGGGGAACAATGAGTTAATTTGATGCAAGCATACTcaaccccaaggggttagcaTAATTGGATTAGAGAGGATACGGTACTCCGCCTCAGGAAGCGAGATCCTATGTAAGCAGTGTCACAGT
This window encodes:
- the LOC122081620 gene encoding polygalacturonase non-catalytic subunit AroGP3-like; translated protein: MTRPILLLGLLVVAYFSGSQAESAFMQYWEEHIGLSHPPHWLAEKASSLNPHQEEVFMKIIEKNELASHLDLFCKQANIACSTNSLEKKTTDSTTLPPIAPWNEDKLKYDFPNEAALSVASQGGLPYFRKSMVKEGSVIAVPDLRDPMSYKSFLPRSLASKIPFSIARIEKLKKLFGVIDESNMDEYIQDTLKICEKSPIRGEKRTCATSVEDLIDFIVEELGHYVHVWSTESIEGSYENVTIGVVKLIYGNLSDSPALCHSQPFIFQVYYCHVLQKVKVYAVDIHAKKKVNHAIMACHHDTSTWNPNHLAFKLLGFGPGQIEVCHWINENGIVWTKTLG